One stretch of Salmo trutta chromosome 7, fSalTru1.1, whole genome shotgun sequence DNA includes these proteins:
- the syt9b gene encoding synaptotagmin-9b, whose product MPGDREDEICRKALELLSDLCSRGEVQNDNCVDFIYHFRDLARPRYSDSDVSVSLLSLLVTTCGLALFGVSLFFSWKLCWVPWCDRGLPEGLKDGQGDQQPVLMEMDGVENEYSEDCVKEPSGLLAPESAMKISHTSPDIPLEVQSKPKENHIRHIARVQRQITEPTSSVRHNSFRRQMNLSNPDFNMGQFQRQESLATLGRIKPELYKQHSVDTDDGRRADSCGRIHFILKFDCDLEQLIIKIHKAQDLPAKDFTGTSDPYIKIYLLPDRKTKHQTKVHRKTLNPVFDEVFLFPVAYAELPTRKLHFSVYDFDRFSRHDIIGQVVVDNFLDLADFPRETKLCRDIQYVTSDNVDLGDLMFSLCYLPTAGRLTITMIKARNLKAMDITGASDPYVKVSLMCEGRRLKKRKTSTKRNTLNPVYNEAIVFDVPPENIDQISLLIAVMDYDRVGHNEIIGVCRVGNEAESLGRGHWNEMLSYPRKPIAHWHPLVEWVGQGTAGGSQGGSTNSLKTPPSP is encoded by the exons AtgcctggagacagagaggacgAGATTTGTCGAAAGGCTCTAGAACTGCTCTCGGATCTATGTTCTAGGGGCGAAGTGCAAAACGACAATTGTGTGGATTTCATATACCATTTTCGAGATCTTGCCAGACCGAGATACTCAGACTCAG ATGTTTCGGTGAGCCTGCTGTCACTGTTGGTGACCACCTGTGGCCTGGCTCTTTTCGGGGTCTCACTCTTCTTTTCATGGAAGCTGTGCTGGGTGCCATGGTGCGACCGTGGCCTTCCCGAGGGCTTGAAGGATGGCCAAGGGGACCAGCAGCCAGTCCTGATGGAGATGGATGGGGTGGAGAATGAGTACAGCGAGGACTGTGTCAAGGAGCCCTCAGGCCTTTTAGCACCAGAGTCAGCCATGAAGATCAGCCACACGTCCCCAGACATCCCCCTGGAGGTCCAGTCCAAGCCCAAGGAGAACCACATCCGCCACATTGCCCGCGTGCAGCGCCAGATCACCGAACCCACCTCTTCTGTCCG GCACAACTCATTCCGCCGCCAGATGAACCTGTCCAACCCAGACTTCAACATGGGCCAGTTCCAGAGACAGgagtccctggccactctgggcCGGATCAAACCTGAGCTCTATAAGCAGCACTCCGTGGACACGGATGACGGCAGGAGGGCCGACAGCTGCGGCCGGATACACTTCATTCTCAAGTTCGACTGTGACCTGGAGCAGCTCATCATCAAGATCCACAAGGCCCAGGACTTACCGGCCAAGGACTTCACAGGAACCTCTGACCCTTATATAAAAATCTACCTGCTCCCCGACCGCAAGACCAAGCACCAGACCAAGGTTCACCGCAAGACCCTCAACCCTGTTTTCGATGAGGTCTTCCTGTTCCCTGTGGCCTACGCTGAGCTGCCCACACGCAAACTGCATTTCAGTGTCTACGACTTTGACCGCTTCTCCCGCCACGACATCATTGGCCAGGTGGTGGTGGATAACTTCCTGGACCTAGCAGACTTCCCCAGAGAGACTAAACTCTGTAGGGACATCCAGTACGTCACCTCG GACAATGTGGACTTGGGCGATCTCATGTTCTCCCTGTGTTACCTACCAACGGCTGGAAGGCTGACCATCACAATGATCAAGGCTAGGAACCTCAAAGCCATGGACATCACTGGAGCCTCAG ATCCCTATGTGAAGGTGTCTTTGATGTGTGAGGGACGGAGATTAAAAAAGAGGAAAACATCCACCAAGCGAAACACTCTGAATCCAGTCTATAACGAAGCCATAGTATTTGATGTCCCTCCTGAGAACATTGATCAGATCAGTCTCCTAATAGCAGTGATGGACTACGATCG TGTAGGTCACAACGAGATCATTGGAGTGTGTAGGGTGGGCAACGAGGCAGAGAGCCTGGGACGAGGCCACTGGAACGAGATGCTGTCGTACCCCCGCAAGCCCATCGCCCACTGGCACCCCCTAGTAGAg TGGGTGGGCCAGGGGACTGCAGGTGGAAGTCAGGGTGGTTCCACCAACTCTCTGAAGACTCCTCCCTCAccatga